Proteins encoded by one window of Fischerella sp. PCC 9605:
- a CDS encoding glycosyltransferase family 2 protein, giving the protein MNLPSVVEPEVTIVVVPRERFSYTRESLESIYEHTKCPFKLIYVDGGSPSHIRDYLATKAAEKQFQLIRTEHYLSPNHARNLGLRQVNSKYVVFIDNDVVVTPGWLKPLVDCAEETGATIVSPLICQYLPLHTEVHCAGGESGVKVETKGETTRRRMIEKIYKQGRKVADVRPQLQRQKTGLAEFHCMMVRTEIFDQVGLLDEALLNTKEHVDLCILVVEAGGTVYLEPESLVTYVPGPPLEWTDLHFYMLRWSDAWELASLKRLRDKWNLTEDEYFQNKYKRLGWRRDMTIVSPIARKLPFGKMGSRAVAKLLRTIDKALNRYLTTRYARRYLQSQQDQVPPQQPPTSAMTASS; this is encoded by the coding sequence ATGAATTTGCCATCAGTTGTAGAGCCAGAAGTGACGATTGTTGTTGTTCCACGGGAGCGTTTCAGCTATACCCGAGAATCATTGGAAAGCATTTACGAGCATACAAAGTGTCCCTTTAAGTTAATCTACGTAGATGGTGGTTCACCGTCGCATATTAGGGATTATCTGGCAACTAAAGCAGCCGAGAAGCAGTTTCAACTAATTCGCACCGAACACTACCTCTCTCCCAACCATGCTAGGAACTTAGGTTTACGCCAAGTCAACAGCAAATATGTCGTCTTCATTGATAATGACGTGGTAGTTACTCCTGGCTGGCTAAAGCCGTTGGTAGATTGTGCTGAAGAAACCGGAGCAACTATAGTTAGTCCCCTCATTTGCCAGTACCTGCCATTACACACAGAAGTACATTGTGCAGGTGGAGAATCTGGAGTGAAGGTAGAAACGAAAGGCGAGACAACCAGACGGCGGATGATTGAGAAAATCTACAAACAAGGTCGCAAAGTAGCAGACGTGCGTCCCCAACTGCAACGGCAAAAAACTGGACTGGCAGAGTTCCACTGCATGATGGTACGCACAGAAATATTCGATCAAGTCGGTCTGTTGGATGAAGCACTGCTAAACACGAAAGAACACGTAGATTTGTGTATATTAGTGGTTGAGGCTGGCGGTACAGTCTACCTGGAACCTGAATCTTTGGTGACATATGTGCCAGGGCCACCACTGGAGTGGACAGACTTACATTTCTATATGCTGCGGTGGAGCGATGCTTGGGAATTGGCAAGCTTGAAACGCTTGCGCGACAAGTGGAACCTGACTGAAGATGAGTACTTTCAGAACAAGTATAAACGCTTGGGATGGCGGCGAGATATGACAATTGTCAGCCCGATCGCCCGCAAACTTCCTTTCGGGAAAATGGGTTCTCGGGCAGTAGCGAAACTTCTCCGTACAATTGACAAAGCACTGAACCGTTATTTGACCACTCGCTACGCAAGAAGATATTTGCAAAGTCAGCAAGATCAAGTTCCACCACAGCAGCCACCGACATCGGCGATGACAGCATCATCGTAG
- a CDS encoding ABC transporter permease, whose protein sequence is MWRDLLASRELAWRLMVRDISAQYRQSFLGIVWAFLPPIVMAAGFTLANDANVINVGVTDLPYPAYVMFSTALWQTFVEALNGPVQAVTTAKPMLARVNFPREALILAKLGEVFFNFAIKLILIVALFIWFRVPVSWTVILTPVALIHLVLLGTFIGILLAPLGVLYQDVSKGLTLITGFWLFLTPVVYPVPSEGTFGFLVKLNPVTPLLVTARELATTGVVSEPLRFWVVSAITLLGLLLTWIAFRLAMPFVVERVSS, encoded by the coding sequence ATGTGGCGAGACTTGCTAGCTTCTCGCGAACTCGCTTGGCGGCTGATGGTACGCGATATCAGTGCCCAGTACCGCCAATCATTTTTAGGAATAGTCTGGGCTTTTTTACCCCCAATTGTCATGGCTGCTGGATTTACCCTTGCCAATGATGCCAACGTTATTAATGTTGGGGTAACAGATTTACCATATCCAGCTTATGTCATGTTTAGTACAGCCCTATGGCAAACCTTTGTGGAAGCCTTAAATGGCCCGGTGCAAGCAGTGACAACAGCGAAACCGATGCTAGCCAGAGTTAACTTTCCCCGAGAAGCATTAATTTTGGCGAAGTTGGGCGAAGTGTTTTTTAACTTTGCGATCAAGCTGATTTTAATAGTGGCACTGTTTATCTGGTTTCGCGTGCCTGTGAGTTGGACGGTAATTTTAACACCTGTGGCATTAATTCACTTAGTTTTACTGGGAACATTCATCGGTATTTTATTAGCTCCATTAGGGGTTTTGTATCAAGATGTGTCTAAGGGGCTAACTTTAATAACAGGGTTTTGGCTATTTTTAACTCCAGTAGTTTATCCAGTCCCCAGTGAAGGAACATTTGGGTTTTTAGTCAAACTAAATCCCGTAACTCCTCTACTAGTAACAGCCCGAGAATTAGCAACAACAGGAGTAGTATCAGAACCTTTGAGATTTTGGGTAGTAAGTGCAATTACTTTGCTTGGCTTGCTACTAACTTGGATTGCATTCCGTCTTGCTATGCCTTTCGTGGTTGAGAGAGTGAGTTCCTAA
- a CDS encoding ABC transporter ATP-binding protein: MTELIEKDISVQSQDETEVVVSVENVSKKFCRNLKQSLLYGVQDIATELVGGSRKGDTLRPKEFWALKDVSFQLRRGEALGLVGSNGAGKSTLLRIISGLIKPDTGRVKVRGRIAPLIALGAGFNPILTGRENIYANMSILGLSTKEIDEKFQDVIDFAEIADAIDAPVQTYSSGMAARLGFACAVHIEPEILLIDEVLAVGDIKFRMKCHRRLAKLREQGTAFILVSHNPQTILNVCESSIYLSKGHLITSGETSLVMSRYEEDLYLHGLDKPTGAMFLPEKSPHESTGLDIISVCFKDEQGNILEAPVTGETAYFCVECRANKKINNVNLCVSITAQAGENERILYLTSANDNEQLEVLPGKVELQMQMPYCCLSPGLYSAKIFVREGTYSFDGVQSFRFIVKTSQKTFNSLFYQPRKWQVINK; this comes from the coding sequence ATGACCGAGTTAATCGAAAAAGATATTTCTGTTCAGTCTCAAGATGAGACTGAAGTAGTAGTTTCAGTAGAGAATGTTTCTAAAAAGTTTTGTAGAAACTTAAAACAGTCTTTATTATACGGCGTTCAAGACATTGCTACAGAATTGGTAGGAGGAAGTAGAAAAGGTGATACCTTAAGACCAAAAGAGTTTTGGGCGCTTAAAGATGTCAGTTTTCAGCTGCGACGGGGAGAAGCACTAGGTTTAGTCGGCTCAAATGGAGCTGGAAAAAGTACGCTGTTACGTATTATTAGTGGCTTAATTAAACCTGATACTGGCAGAGTTAAAGTTAGGGGTAGAATAGCTCCTTTAATTGCATTAGGAGCAGGGTTTAATCCAATCCTGACAGGACGAGAAAATATTTATGCAAATATGTCAATTTTGGGTCTATCTACAAAAGAAATTGACGAAAAATTTCAGGATGTCATAGATTTTGCGGAAATTGCTGATGCCATTGATGCGCCCGTGCAAACCTATAGTTCTGGTATGGCAGCAAGGCTGGGATTTGCTTGTGCAGTACATATAGAACCAGAAATTTTGCTCATTGATGAAGTGCTGGCTGTAGGGGATATAAAGTTTAGGATGAAGTGTCATCGGAGGCTGGCGAAACTTAGAGAACAAGGCACAGCTTTTATCCTAGTTTCTCATAATCCCCAAACGATATTAAATGTATGTGAATCTTCTATTTATCTTTCCAAGGGACACTTGATTACATCTGGCGAAACAAGTTTAGTTATGAGTAGATACGAAGAAGATTTGTATCTGCATGGGTTAGATAAGCCAACAGGAGCAATGTTTTTGCCAGAAAAATCTCCCCATGAAAGTACAGGTTTAGATATTATTTCTGTGTGTTTTAAGGATGAGCAAGGAAATATTTTAGAAGCGCCTGTTACTGGTGAAACAGCTTATTTTTGCGTAGAATGCAGAGCAAATAAGAAAATTAATAATGTCAACTTATGTGTATCAATTACAGCGCAAGCAGGAGAAAATGAACGTATTTTGTATCTAACTTCTGCTAATGATAATGAGCAACTAGAAGTATTACCAGGAAAAGTGGAGCTACAGATGCAAATGCCCTACTGCTGCTTATCACCTGGTTTGTATAGCGCCAAAATCTTTGTAAGGGAAGGTACGTATTCTTTTGATGGAGTTCAATCTTTTAGATTTATTGTGAAAACAAGTCAGAAAACATTTAATTCTTTGTTTTATCAACCCAGAAAGTGGCAAGTCATTAATAAATAA
- the fabG gene encoding 3-oxoacyl-[acyl-carrier-protein] reductase: MELLPENLQTLRGQVAIVTGASRGIGRAIARELAKVGASVVVNYASSSQAAEEVVSEITQAGGSAIALSADVSKAEQVDALVSAVTEKFHRIDILVNNAGITRDTLLLRMKPEDWQAVIDLNLTGVFLSTRAVSKIMLKQRSGRIVNITSVAGQMGNPGQANYSAAKAGVIGFTKTVAKEFASRSITVNAVAPGFIATDMTSNINAEEILKYIPLGRYGQPEEVAGMVRFLAADPAAAYITGQVFNVDGGMVMA, translated from the coding sequence ATGGAACTTTTACCAGAAAATTTACAAACTTTGCGAGGACAAGTTGCTATTGTCACTGGTGCTTCTCGGGGGATTGGGCGGGCGATCGCGCGAGAATTGGCAAAAGTCGGAGCCAGCGTAGTTGTCAATTATGCTAGTTCCAGCCAAGCTGCTGAGGAAGTAGTGTCAGAAATTACTCAAGCAGGTGGTAGTGCGATCGCACTCAGCGCTGATGTCTCCAAAGCTGAGCAAGTAGATGCTTTAGTGAGTGCCGTCACCGAAAAGTTTCATCGCATTGACATCTTGGTCAACAACGCTGGTATAACTCGCGACACACTATTGTTACGAATGAAGCCAGAAGACTGGCAAGCAGTAATTGACCTCAATCTCACAGGTGTATTTTTAAGCACTCGTGCTGTCAGTAAAATCATGCTCAAACAGCGATCGGGGCGAATCGTCAACATTACCTCTGTCGCCGGACAAATGGGCAACCCCGGACAAGCCAATTACAGCGCCGCCAAAGCAGGTGTCATTGGTTTTACCAAAACCGTTGCTAAAGAATTTGCATCTCGCAGCATTACCGTTAACGCCGTTGCCCCTGGCTTCATCGCCACCGACATGACAAGTAATATCAATGCCGAAGAAATTCTCAAATATATTCCCCTTGGTCGCTACGGCCAGCCTGAAGAAGTTGCTGGTATGGTGCGCTTCCTAGCCGCCGATCCCGCAGCAGCCTACATCACCGGACAAGTCTTTAACGTCGATGGCGGGATGGTGATGGCGTAA
- the hypA gene encoding hydrogenase maturation nickel metallochaperone HypA produces MALGFSLGRRRGILHETDMTKALILTVKDWCESQLEHPQISQIHLIVGKFTCVEPASLQFAFEVQTRNTFLEGVKLVIQETPLIAFCHRCQQEYSPQIGWQYACPECHSPMEDILSGRELKIDKIEYAYASNI; encoded by the coding sequence ATTGCCCTGGGCTTTAGCCTGGGGCGAAGGAGGGGAATTTTGCACGAAACTGATATGACAAAAGCGCTCATTTTAACTGTAAAAGATTGGTGTGAATCCCAGCTTGAGCATCCACAAATTTCTCAAATTCACCTGATTGTTGGTAAGTTTACTTGTGTTGAACCAGCAAGCTTGCAATTTGCTTTTGAGGTACAGACGCGCAATACCTTTTTAGAAGGGGTAAAACTGGTAATTCAAGAAACACCATTAATTGCTTTTTGTCACCGTTGCCAACAAGAATATTCACCGCAAATTGGCTGGCAATACGCCTGTCCTGAATGTCATTCTCCAATGGAGGATATTCTCTCAGGTAGAGAGTTGAAAATTGACAAAATTGAGTACGCTTATGCATCAAACATTTGA
- a CDS encoding class I SAM-dependent methyltransferase gives MEPTKLFYERETDYVKYRPSYPADAINAILEGLGERSQLVAADIGAGTGIASRLLAERGVRVIAIEPNTSMRQAADTHPLIEFSDATAEATKLPNASVDLLTCFQAFHWFDPAPTLSEFRRILKPSGRLALVWNHWAADNKFLEEFGCVLRKAASKDSPKKKVGSGFKPLLSSPHFTNIRRCTFTHSHELDLPGIIGYAQSKYFVPRSGSSYEQLILDLQELHTRWADDRGLVRLDFCTTVYLAKPQLYDFPKFMTRWRSWFLTKWWKLNKATT, from the coding sequence ATGGAACCAACAAAACTTTTTTACGAGCGAGAAACAGATTATGTCAAGTATCGACCAAGCTATCCCGCCGATGCAATCAATGCTATCTTAGAGGGACTTGGCGAGCGATCGCAGCTTGTTGCAGCAGATATTGGGGCTGGTACAGGCATCGCCTCGCGTCTTCTTGCTGAGCGAGGGGTACGTGTCATTGCGATTGAGCCGAATACTTCAATGAGACAAGCTGCTGACACTCATCCATTGATAGAGTTTTCTGATGCAACTGCCGAAGCTACTAAACTACCTAACGCATCTGTTGACTTATTAACCTGCTTCCAGGCTTTCCATTGGTTCGATCCTGCACCAACTTTATCGGAGTTTCGTCGTATTCTCAAGCCATCCGGACGCTTGGCTTTAGTATGGAACCACTGGGCTGCGGATAACAAATTTTTGGAAGAATTCGGTTGTGTACTTCGCAAAGCGGCATCGAAGGATAGCCCAAAAAAAAAGGTTGGTAGTGGTTTCAAACCCCTCTTGTCCAGCCCACATTTCACAAATATCCGTCGCTGTACCTTTACCCACTCTCATGAGTTGGATTTGCCCGGTATTATCGGTTACGCCCAGAGTAAATACTTCGTCCCGCGTTCTGGATCGAGCTATGAGCAACTTATCTTAGATTTGCAGGAGTTGCACACCCGTTGGGCAGACGATCGCGGTTTAGTGCGCTTGGACTTTTGCACTACTGTTTACCTCGCCAAGCCACAACTTTATGACTTTCCTAAATTCATGACACGTTGGCGGAGTTGGTTCCTCACCAAGTGGTGGAAATTAAATAAAGCAACGACCTAA
- the speB gene encoding agmatinase, with protein MTDQSFTDANSHFQRPATQANRALEKEANLPLTGWQQEVSRGLEFGLEAAESISDRSIPTFSRGELPHFAGINTFLKAPYLEDVRKVGEYDVAIVGVPHDSGTTYRPGTRFGPQGIRRISALYTPYNFELGVDLREQITLCDVGDIFTIPANNEKSFDQISKGIAHIFSSGAFPIIMGGDHSIGFPTVRGVCRHLGDKKVGIIHFDRHVDTQETDLDERMHTCPWFHATNIKNAPAKNLVQLGIGGWQVPRQGVKVCRERATNILTVTDITEMGLDAAVNFALERALDGTDCVYISFDIDCIDAGFVPGTGWPEPGGLLPREALYMLGKIIQKAPICGLEVVEVSPPYDISDITSLMATRVICDTMAHLVISGQLPRKEKPAYIHPEAQSELVENWR; from the coding sequence ATGACCGATCAATCTTTTACTGACGCCAATTCTCATTTCCAACGACCTGCAACACAAGCGAATCGGGCGCTGGAAAAAGAAGCAAATTTGCCCCTGACAGGGTGGCAGCAGGAAGTTTCTAGAGGATTAGAATTTGGTTTAGAAGCGGCAGAAAGTATCAGCGATCGCTCCATTCCTACCTTTTCTCGCGGTGAACTTCCCCACTTTGCCGGAATTAATACTTTTTTGAAAGCACCCTATTTAGAAGATGTGCGAAAAGTCGGCGAATACGACGTTGCGATTGTGGGTGTACCGCATGATTCTGGAACTACCTATCGACCCGGAACTCGTTTTGGCCCCCAAGGAATCCGCCGAATTTCGGCATTGTACACTCCTTATAACTTTGAACTAGGTGTTGATTTGCGCGAGCAAATTACCTTGTGTGATGTGGGTGATATTTTTACCATTCCAGCCAATAACGAAAAATCTTTTGACCAGATTTCTAAAGGCATTGCTCACATCTTTAGTTCTGGTGCATTTCCCATCATTATGGGAGGCGATCATTCAATTGGATTTCCGACAGTGCGAGGTGTTTGCCGTCACTTAGGTGACAAAAAAGTCGGAATTATTCACTTTGACCGTCATGTCGATACCCAGGAAACAGACCTTGATGAGCGGATGCATACCTGTCCCTGGTTCCATGCAACAAATATTAAAAATGCTCCAGCAAAAAACCTCGTGCAATTAGGAATTGGTGGTTGGCAAGTACCGCGTCAAGGTGTAAAAGTTTGTCGAGAAAGAGCTACCAACATCCTAACAGTTACGGACATCACAGAGATGGGTTTGGATGCGGCAGTCAACTTTGCCTTAGAACGAGCTTTAGATGGTACTGACTGCGTTTACATCAGCTTTGATATTGATTGCATCGATGCTGGTTTTGTCCCTGGAACAGGCTGGCCTGAACCTGGTGGATTATTACCGCGTGAAGCGCTTTACATGTTAGGTAAAATTATCCAGAAAGCACCTATTTGTGGACTAGAAGTTGTCGAAGTTTCACCTCCTTACGATATCAGCGACATTACATCATTAATGGCGACAAGGGTCATTTGCGACACAATGGCGCATTTAGTGATATCTGGTCAATTACCACGCAAAGAAAAACCCGCATATATTCACCCCGAAGCACAATCAGAGTTAGTGGAAAATTGGAGGTAA
- the groL gene encoding chaperonin GroEL (60 kDa chaperone family; promotes refolding of misfolded polypeptides especially under stressful conditions; forms two stacked rings of heptamers to form a barrel-shaped 14mer; ends can be capped by GroES; misfolded proteins enter the barrel where they are refolded when GroES binds) — translation MAKIIAFDEDSRRALEKGINTLADAVKITLGPKGRNVLLEKKFGTPQIVNDGITVAKEIELEDPLENTGAKLIQEVASKTKEVAGDGTTTATVLAQAMIKEGLKNVAAGANPVATRHGIEKTVDRLVQEIVAVARPVEGSAIAQVATVSAGNDEEIGAMIAEAMEKVTKDGVITVEESKSLTTELEVVEGMQIDRGYISPYFITDNERMTVEFENARILITDKKISSIQDLVPVLEKVARLGQPLLIIAEDVEGEALATLVVNKARGVLSVCAIKAPGFGDRRKAMLQDIAILTGGQLISEEIGLSLDTVTLEMLGVARRVTIDKENTTIVAGGEHTADVQKRIAQIRKQLEETDSEYDKEKLQERIAKLAGGVAVIKVGAATETELKDRKLRIEDALNATKAAVEEGIVPGGGTMLIHLATKVDEIKNSLNEEEKIGAGIVERSLDAPLRQIADNAGVEGSVIVEKVRTTEFNIGYNAATGEFQDMIAAGIIDPAKVVRSALQNAASIASMVLTTEAVVAEKPEKKAAGGAPDMGGMGGMGMGGMGGMGMM, via the coding sequence ATGGCCAAGATTATTGCATTTGATGAAGATTCGCGACGGGCGTTAGAAAAAGGCATAAACACTCTTGCCGATGCCGTGAAAATTACTTTGGGGCCAAAAGGTCGCAACGTCCTTTTAGAAAAAAAATTTGGTACGCCCCAAATTGTTAACGATGGTATCACCGTTGCCAAAGAAATTGAACTAGAAGACCCCCTCGAAAATACTGGCGCAAAACTCATCCAAGAAGTTGCTTCCAAAACCAAAGAAGTAGCTGGTGACGGCACCACTACAGCAACAGTGCTAGCACAAGCGATGATCAAAGAAGGCTTGAAGAACGTAGCTGCTGGAGCAAATCCAGTCGCGACGCGGCACGGCATTGAAAAAACTGTTGACAGGTTAGTGCAAGAAATTGTGGCGGTAGCAAGACCGGTTGAAGGTAGCGCGATCGCCCAAGTTGCGACTGTTTCCGCTGGCAACGATGAAGAAATCGGTGCCATGATTGCCGAAGCAATGGAAAAAGTCACCAAAGACGGTGTCATCACCGTAGAAGAATCTAAGTCCCTGACCACCGAATTGGAAGTGGTAGAAGGGATGCAAATTGACCGAGGTTACATTTCCCCCTACTTTATCACCGACAACGAGCGGATGACGGTGGAATTTGAGAACGCCCGGATTCTCATCACTGATAAGAAAATCAGCAGTATTCAGGACTTAGTGCCTGTTTTGGAAAAAGTTGCTCGTTTGGGTCAACCCCTACTGATTATCGCTGAAGATGTAGAAGGCGAAGCTTTGGCAACTTTGGTTGTGAACAAAGCGCGGGGTGTGCTGTCAGTTTGCGCCATCAAAGCACCTGGATTTGGCGATCGCCGCAAAGCGATGTTGCAAGACATTGCTATTCTTACTGGTGGGCAATTGATTTCCGAAGAAATCGGTTTAAGTTTGGATACCGTTACTTTGGAGATGTTAGGAGTTGCCCGTAGGGTTACGATTGACAAAGAAAACACCACAATCGTTGCTGGTGGTGAGCACACAGCAGACGTACAAAAGCGCATTGCCCAAATTCGCAAGCAATTGGAAGAAACCGATTCGGAATACGATAAAGAAAAACTCCAAGAACGCATCGCCAAGCTAGCTGGTGGTGTGGCTGTCATTAAAGTGGGTGCGGCAACAGAAACCGAACTCAAAGACCGCAAACTGCGGATTGAAGACGCCCTCAACGCTACCAAAGCCGCTGTGGAAGAAGGAATCGTGCCTGGTGGTGGTACGATGCTGATTCACCTGGCTACGAAAGTCGACGAAATTAAAAATAGCCTCAACGAAGAAGAAAAAATTGGTGCTGGTATTGTTGAGCGATCGCTAGATGCACCCTTGCGCCAAATTGCAGATAACGCCGGTGTTGAAGGTTCTGTGATCGTCGAAAAAGTGCGTACTACAGAATTCAACATTGGTTACAACGCTGCTACTGGTGAATTTCAAGACATGATTGCTGCGGGTATTATTGATCCCGCCAAAGTCGTGCGTTCAGCCTTGCAAAACGCCGCTTCTATTGCTTCTATGGTTCTAACTACCGAAGCTGTCGTAGCAGAAAAGCCTGAGAAGAAAGCCGCAGGTGGTGCTCCCGATATGGGCGGCATGGGCGGCATGGGCATGGGTGGCATGGGCGGCATGGGCATGATGTAG
- a CDS encoding MraY family glycosyltransferase yields the protein MNIYSSLEALGIADPSGSGWLAVVFTFLLAWAVTWRLIPAVRKFALRVGWADQPNARRLNREPLPNAGGLAIYAGVIAALILASLLRPIELQGVLAQVLTILLGGSILVLVGFIDDQFGLPPSVRLLVQVLTALLLVGNGISIKVTFGTPLDSLLSTLLTVLWVVGITNAINLMDGMDGLAGGVSFITAMSLLAVSAQFPNWAAATLVLAALAGAALGFLRHNFHPSHIIMGDAGAYFFGYVLAATAIIGDLQVSTVFSLVPPVLFLLLPVLDTTQVFVRRIMAGKNPLSTPGKDHLHHRLLALGFSQRRAALTLWTIALVCNWLAMTIQGMSLVVIFTTTLSIIALLGFTLWQRIRAT from the coding sequence ATGAATATATACAGCTCCCTTGAGGCGCTTGGTATTGCTGACCCTAGCGGTTCCGGCTGGTTGGCGGTAGTTTTTACATTTTTATTAGCTTGGGCTGTGACATGGCGTTTAATTCCGGCAGTACGCAAATTTGCTTTGCGGGTGGGTTGGGCTGACCAACCAAATGCACGGCGGTTAAACCGAGAACCTTTACCTAACGCAGGGGGTTTGGCTATCTATGCAGGAGTAATAGCGGCTTTGATACTAGCAAGCCTGTTAAGACCTATTGAACTCCAAGGTGTATTGGCTCAAGTGCTAACTATTCTCTTAGGAGGTTCAATATTAGTCCTAGTAGGCTTCATTGACGACCAATTTGGCTTACCTCCTTCAGTTCGCCTACTAGTGCAAGTTCTGACGGCACTGCTGCTAGTTGGGAATGGCATTAGCATTAAAGTTACTTTTGGTACTCCCCTCGACTCGCTACTGTCAACCTTGCTAACAGTATTGTGGGTTGTGGGAATTACCAACGCCATCAACTTGATGGATGGTATGGATGGTTTGGCGGGAGGAGTTAGCTTTATCACCGCCATGAGTTTATTAGCTGTTTCGGCACAGTTTCCGAATTGGGCAGCAGCAACCCTGGTTCTGGCAGCATTAGCGGGAGCAGCGCTGGGTTTTTTGCGCCATAATTTCCACCCTTCACACATCATTATGGGTGATGCTGGAGCTTACTTTTTTGGCTATGTACTTGCTGCCACCGCTATTATAGGCGACTTACAGGTTAGCACAGTCTTTTCTTTAGTTCCGCCAGTTTTGTTTCTGCTCTTGCCTGTGCTGGATACTACCCAAGTGTTTGTGCGACGGATAATGGCAGGGAAAAACCCCCTCAGTACTCCTGGAAAAGACCACTTACACCACCGTTTGTTGGCTCTGGGTTTCTCCCAGCGCCGCGCTGCACTCACTCTTTGGACGATTGCCTTGGTTTGCAACTGGCTGGCGATGACAATACAAGGCATGAGCTTGGTAGTTATATTTACTACTACCCTCAGTATTATTGCTCTATTAGGCTTTACTCTCTGGCAGAGGATTAGGGCAACGTGA
- a CDS encoding glycosyltransferase family 2 protein, with product MSKLVSVIIPCFNAAKWLAEAIDSCLQQTYPNIEIIVIDDGSTDNSLEIIKSYDNKIIWKSCPHQGGNHARNLAFALSKGEYIQYLDADDYILPEKIERQVHFLETTGADVVYGDWRYQHHLPDGKSYLDNIEISGAQADILESLLVNWWTAVASLLYRRTAIEKSDGWDEELAVAQDRDFFLSVVINGAKVVYQPGCYSVYRRYGNVTVSSSSKSRWIQCQMIVLKKVEKKLLKLNKLSNKYRCAMAQCYFELAREALKSDYYKLYLKLIEEVLITYPDFKKKSRKAIYNIVQNICGFRQCERIAFYVLLTHKFVTSTVDNLSNQERKLGVPL from the coding sequence ATGTCAAAGCTTGTTTCGGTAATTATACCTTGCTTTAATGCCGCCAAATGGTTGGCAGAGGCAATAGACAGCTGCTTGCAACAAACTTATCCCAATATCGAAATTATTGTTATTGATGATGGTTCAACTGATAATTCTTTAGAAATCATCAAAAGTTATGATAACAAAATCATCTGGAAAAGTTGCCCCCATCAAGGGGGAAATCACGCCAGAAATTTAGCCTTTGCTTTATCAAAGGGAGAGTATATTCAGTACTTGGATGCAGATGACTACATCTTACCTGAAAAAATCGAAAGGCAAGTGCACTTTTTAGAAACAACGGGAGCGGATGTTGTTTATGGTGATTGGAGATACCAGCATCATTTACCCGACGGAAAAAGTTATTTAGATAACATTGAAATTTCGGGAGCACAAGCAGATATTCTTGAATCTCTACTAGTAAATTGGTGGACTGCTGTTGCTTCTTTACTGTATAGAAGAACGGCTATAGAAAAAAGTGATGGCTGGGATGAAGAATTAGCAGTCGCACAAGATAGAGATTTTTTCTTATCAGTCGTCATCAACGGTGCTAAAGTCGTATATCAACCAGGTTGCTATTCAGTTTACAGACGCTATGGCAATGTTACAGTCTCCAGTTCCTCAAAAAGCCGCTGGATTCAATGCCAAATGATAGTATTAAAAAAGGTAGAAAAGAAGCTATTGAAGTTGAACAAACTTTCCAATAAATATCGTTGTGCTATGGCTCAATGCTATTTTGAACTGGCTAGAGAAGCTTTGAAGAGTGACTATTACAAATTATACCTGAAATTAATAGAAGAAGTTTTAATTACCTATCCAGACTTTAAGAAGAAGAGTAGAAAAGCAATTTATAATATCGTGCAAAATATTTGTGGATTTCGTCAGTGTGAAAGAATAGCATTTTATGTTCTTTTGACCCACAAGTTTGTCACTTCTACAGTAGATAACTTGTCGAACCAGGAAAGAAAATTAGGCGTACCATTATAG